One Pseudonocardia sediminis DNA window includes the following coding sequences:
- a CDS encoding FHA domain-containing protein, with the protein MDGRTQAPPAVENTIFVQALTGGITVGPKQGRELLFGRNRPEVHVCVGEDDPQVSRHHGTLFFDDGSWCVRTTGRTPIRFPDRRMLFESEPPIPLAPGYTLLFVTGSSGREHALEIRVSGPDRSAPVRPDDHTRAPRTWPMDATEHLVLVALARRYLQHEPQPAPQSWRQVEAEVARVQPDAGWTHRRVEHLVTAIRARLSKAGVPGLTREEWGDPVGNALNESLISELLRSTTIIPTDLALLDADPAG; encoded by the coding sequence ATGGACGGGCGCACGCAGGCCCCGCCTGCCGTCGAGAACACGATCTTCGTACAGGCGCTGACCGGGGGCATCACGGTCGGCCCGAAACAGGGCCGCGAGCTGTTGTTCGGCCGGAACCGGCCGGAGGTGCACGTCTGCGTCGGCGAGGACGACCCCCAGGTGAGCCGTCACCACGGGACCCTGTTCTTCGACGACGGGAGCTGGTGCGTGCGTACCACCGGCCGCACCCCGATCCGATTCCCGGACCGCAGGATGCTGTTCGAGTCCGAGCCGCCGATCCCACTGGCGCCGGGGTACACGCTGCTGTTCGTCACCGGGTCCAGCGGACGTGAGCACGCGCTGGAGATCCGGGTCAGCGGCCCCGACCGGAGCGCGCCGGTCCGTCCCGACGACCACACCCGGGCCCCGCGCACCTGGCCGATGGACGCGACCGAGCACCTCGTCCTGGTCGCGCTCGCCCGTCGCTACCTGCAGCACGAGCCGCAGCCGGCGCCGCAGTCCTGGCGCCAGGTCGAGGCCGAGGTGGCGCGCGTGCAGCCCGACGCCGGCTGGACGCACCGCCGCGTCGAGCACCTGGTGACGGCGATCCGGGCCCGGCTGTCCAAGGCCGGCGTGCCCGGGCTGACCCGCGAGGAGTGGGGCGACCCGGTCGGCAACGCACTGAACGAGAGCCTGATCTCCGAGCTGCTGCGCTCGACCACGATCATCCCGACCGACCTGGCCCTGCTCGACGCGGACCCGGCCGGATGA
- a CDS encoding serine/threonine-protein kinase, whose protein sequence is MTGPHGNGPPPGNGPPGTGPADDRVVADRYRVHERVGSGGMGVVYRATDTRLKREVALKQVLLSGFDDAEAGQARRRTLREAEIAARVHHPRIVSIFDVIDDADGPLLVLEYLPSRSLGAVVAELGVLTPGVAARIGAQVAEALAAAHAAAIVHRDVKPGNVLVSPGDPVGSAKLADFGISHIPGSQTLIPTGIGTPAYFAPEVARGGDPTPAADVYALGATLAAVTQGAPPFGWSGENPLELIRRISAEEVPEPTIGGPLGELVSCMTDTDPARRPSAADAVQQLWALADRPEPVHPAVTPAGTAGGTAPAPGAPRPDGTDPRGDGSGPTPPHSEPTYLPSDGSRPWYRRPTVLAAVAVVLALAVVAGTVLIRGSGQQPETPAASGPPSLPASVGTVLIGDERTADPCLIDPAALSSFGKPTLIPDYGNLAGCSVDLTQRGSDSYDVPVRWRPSASDPPEGEQQRIGDLLVVRRPPTDDVSCERYVLLTDGTQADISVAFTGDQAPIAAPCTVADAAVASAVTTLAQRGVPRRPAPQDPLGSADACTLIRPEDLSFLPPDRRTDTYRGFAGWSCDWSDGRDPELGITLTFDRYAPPSETGRPVPGAPAFVREQDDDSCNGEIPRRQFLGVDGKPRAEELRVKVEGTGTTEQKCAIAARLVTAANGRL, encoded by the coding sequence ATGACCGGGCCACACGGGAACGGGCCACCACCCGGGAACGGGCCGCCCGGCACCGGCCCCGCGGACGACCGTGTGGTCGCCGACCGCTACCGCGTGCACGAGCGCGTCGGCTCCGGCGGGATGGGCGTGGTCTACCGGGCCACCGACACCCGGCTCAAGCGCGAGGTCGCCCTCAAGCAGGTCCTGCTGAGCGGGTTCGACGACGCCGAGGCCGGGCAGGCCCGGCGGCGCACCCTGCGCGAGGCCGAGATCGCCGCCCGGGTGCACCACCCGCGGATCGTCTCGATCTTCGACGTCATCGACGACGCCGACGGGCCGCTGCTGGTGCTGGAGTACCTGCCCTCGCGCAGTCTCGGCGCCGTCGTCGCCGAGCTGGGGGTGCTCACCCCCGGCGTGGCCGCGCGGATCGGTGCCCAGGTCGCCGAGGCCCTGGCCGCCGCCCACGCCGCCGCCATCGTGCACCGGGACGTGAAGCCCGGCAACGTGCTGGTCTCCCCCGGCGACCCGGTCGGGTCGGCCAAGCTGGCGGACTTCGGCATCTCGCACATCCCGGGCTCCCAGACGCTCATCCCGACCGGGATCGGCACCCCCGCCTACTTCGCCCCGGAGGTCGCGCGCGGCGGCGACCCCACCCCCGCCGCGGACGTCTACGCACTCGGCGCGACGCTGGCCGCGGTGACCCAGGGAGCCCCGCCGTTCGGGTGGAGCGGCGAGAACCCGCTCGAGCTGATCCGCCGGATCTCCGCCGAGGAGGTCCCCGAGCCGACGATCGGCGGGCCGCTGGGCGAGCTGGTGTCCTGCATGACCGACACGGACCCCGCCCGACGCCCGAGCGCCGCGGACGCCGTCCAGCAGCTCTGGGCACTGGCCGACCGGCCCGAGCCGGTGCACCCGGCCGTCACCCCCGCGGGGACGGCCGGGGGGACGGCCCCGGCGCCCGGTGCCCCGCGCCCGGACGGGACGGACCCGCGCGGGGACGGTTCCGGGCCGACTCCCCCGCACTCGGAGCCCACGTACCTGCCCTCCGACGGGTCCCGCCCCTGGTACCGGCGGCCGACGGTCCTGGCCGCGGTCGCCGTGGTCCTCGCCCTCGCCGTCGTGGCCGGCACGGTCCTGATCCGGGGCTCGGGGCAGCAGCCGGAGACGCCCGCCGCCTCCGGGCCGCCGTCGCTGCCGGCCTCGGTCGGCACCGTCCTCATCGGCGACGAGCGCACCGCCGACCCCTGCCTGATCGACCCGGCGGCCCTGTCGTCGTTCGGGAAGCCGACCCTGATCCCGGACTACGGCAACCTCGCCGGCTGCTCGGTCGACCTGACCCAGCGCGGCTCGGACTCCTACGACGTCCCGGTGCGGTGGCGCCCGAGTGCCTCGGACCCGCCGGAGGGCGAGCAGCAGCGGATCGGCGACCTCCTGGTGGTGCGCCGCCCGCCGACCGACGACGTGAGCTGCGAGCGCTACGTCCTGCTCACCGACGGCACGCAGGCCGACATCAGCGTGGCCTTCACCGGCGACCAGGCGCCGATCGCCGCGCCCTGCACGGTCGCCGACGCGGCCGTCGCCTCCGCGGTGACGACGCTGGCGCAGCGCGGCGTGCCCCGCCGGCCGGCCCCGCAGGATCCGCTGGGATCGGCGGACGCGTGCACGCTGATCCGGCCCGAGGACCTGTCGTTCCTGCCGCCGGACCGGCGCACCGACACCTACCGCGGCTTCGCGGGCTGGTCGTGCGACTGGAGCGACGGCCGCGACCCCGAGCTGGGGATCACGCTGACCTTCGACCGCTACGCCCCGCCGTCGGAGACCGGACGCCCGGTCCCGGGCGCACCCGCCTTCGTCCGCGAGCAGGACGACGACTCCTGCAACGGCGAGATCCCCCGCCGACAGTTCCTGGGCGTCGACGGCAAGCCGCGTGCCGAGGAGCTGCGGGTGAAGGTCGAGGGAACGGGCACGACCGAGCAGAAGTGCGCCATCGCCGCCCGTCTCGTCACCGCGGCGAACGGCCGGCTCTGA
- a CDS encoding protein meaA produces the protein MPYPTDRERDRPWVIRTYAGHSSAEKTNELYRRNLSKGQTGLSVAFDLPTQTGYDPDDELAKGEVGKVGVPVSHIGDMRTLFEGIPMAEANTSMTINAPAMWLLALYVAVAEEQAEEQGLDYSEVRSKLAGTTQNDIVKEYLSRGTYVFPPAPSLRLITDMVAWSVTEIPKWNPINICSYHLQEAGATPTQELSYALCTAIAVLDSVRDSGQVPPEKFGDVVGRISFFVNAGLRFVEEMCKMRAFARLWDDITRERYGVENPKQRRLRYGVQVNSLGLTEAQPENNVQRIVLEMLAVTLSKDARARAVQLPAWNEAMGLPRPWDQQWALRMQQVLAYETDLLEYEDIFDGSHVIEAKVSELVEGARAEIDRVQEMGGAVAAVESGYMKGELVSSLAEGRRQLESGERVVVGVNKFDTTEPSPLQAEGAEAIFTVDPATEKGAIEAIGQWRAARDATAVEEALRALRDAAKTETNLMQVSIDCAKAGVTTGEWSGALREVFGEFRAPTGVSAAVSSGEASVEIADVRERVRATGEELGSRLRLLVGKPGLDGHSNGAEQVAVRARDVGFEVIYQGIRLTPAQIVSAAVQEGVHAVGLSVLSGSHLEVVPAVVRGLHDAGSDDVPVVVGGIIPPEDERKLREGGVAAVFTPKNYQLTDMMDELVTLIRGANGLS, from the coding sequence GTGCCGTACCCGACCGATCGTGAGCGCGACCGCCCGTGGGTGATCCGCACCTATGCGGGGCACTCGTCGGCCGAGAAGACCAACGAGCTCTACCGGCGGAACCTGTCCAAGGGCCAGACCGGTCTCTCGGTGGCCTTCGACCTGCCCACCCAGACCGGCTACGACCCCGACGACGAGCTGGCCAAGGGCGAGGTCGGCAAGGTCGGCGTGCCGGTCAGCCACATCGGAGACATGCGCACCCTGTTCGAGGGCATCCCGATGGCCGAGGCCAACACCTCGATGACCATCAACGCCCCCGCCATGTGGCTGCTCGCGCTCTACGTCGCGGTCGCCGAGGAGCAGGCCGAGGAGCAGGGCCTCGACTACAGCGAGGTCCGTTCCAAGCTCGCCGGCACCACGCAGAACGACATCGTCAAGGAGTACCTGTCGCGGGGCACCTACGTGTTCCCGCCGGCTCCGAGCCTGCGCCTGATCACCGACATGGTGGCCTGGTCGGTGACCGAGATCCCCAAGTGGAACCCGATCAACATCTGCAGCTACCACCTGCAGGAGGCCGGGGCGACGCCGACGCAGGAGCTGTCCTACGCCCTGTGCACGGCGATCGCGGTGCTGGACTCGGTGCGCGACTCCGGGCAGGTGCCGCCGGAGAAGTTCGGTGACGTCGTCGGGCGGATCTCGTTCTTCGTCAACGCCGGTCTGCGCTTCGTCGAGGAGATGTGCAAGATGCGGGCCTTCGCCCGTCTCTGGGACGACATCACCCGCGAGCGCTACGGCGTCGAGAACCCCAAGCAGCGACGCCTGCGCTACGGCGTGCAGGTCAACTCGCTCGGGTTGACCGAGGCGCAGCCGGAGAACAACGTCCAGCGGATCGTGCTGGAGATGCTCGCGGTCACCCTGTCCAAGGACGCCCGTGCCCGCGCCGTGCAGCTGCCGGCGTGGAACGAGGCGATGGGCCTGCCGCGGCCGTGGGACCAGCAGTGGGCGCTGCGGATGCAGCAGGTGCTGGCCTACGAGACCGACCTGCTCGAGTACGAGGACATCTTCGACGGCAGCCACGTGATCGAGGCCAAGGTCTCCGAGCTCGTCGAGGGCGCACGGGCCGAGATCGACCGGGTGCAGGAGATGGGCGGCGCGGTCGCCGCCGTCGAGAGCGGCTACATGAAGGGCGAGCTGGTCAGCTCGCTGGCCGAGGGGCGTCGTCAGCTGGAGTCCGGCGAGCGCGTCGTGGTCGGGGTGAACAAGTTCGACACCACCGAGCCCAGCCCGCTGCAGGCCGAGGGCGCCGAGGCGATCTTCACCGTCGACCCAGCGACCGAGAAGGGTGCGATCGAGGCGATCGGACAGTGGCGCGCGGCCCGGGACGCGACCGCCGTCGAGGAGGCCCTGCGGGCGCTGCGCGACGCGGCGAAGACCGAGACGAACCTGATGCAGGTCTCGATCGACTGCGCCAAGGCCGGTGTCACGACCGGGGAGTGGTCCGGCGCGCTGCGCGAGGTGTTCGGCGAGTTCCGTGCCCCGACCGGGGTGTCGGCGGCCGTGTCGTCCGGGGAGGCCTCGGTGGAGATCGCGGACGTGCGTGAGCGGGTTCGCGCCACCGGCGAGGAGCTCGGCTCGAGGCTGCGGCTGCTGGTCGGCAAGCCCGGCCTGGACGGGCACTCCAACGGCGCCGAGCAGGTCGCGGTGCGGGCCCGCGACGTCGGGTTCGAGGTGATCTACCAGGGCATCCGCCTGACGCCGGCGCAGATCGTCTCGGCCGCGGTGCAGGAGGGCGTGCACGCGGTCGGGCTGTCGGTGCTCTCCGGGTCGCACCTCGAGGTGGTGCCGGCCGTGGTCCGCGGGCTGCACGACGCGGGCTCCGACGACGTGCCGGTCGTGGTCGGGGGCATCATCCCGCCGGAGGACGAGCGCAAGCTCCGCGAGGGCGGCGTGGCCGCGGTGTTCACGCCGAAGAACTACCAGCTCACCGACATGATGGACGAGCTGGTGACGCTGATCCGCGGAGCCAACGGGCTGAGCTGA
- a CDS encoding DUF1206 domain-containing protein, protein MSGVPDTSDVSRAADAAGSSAKQAARSKPVRVMARVGIASNGLLHLLIAFLAARIALGSGGQADQNGALGAIAAEPAGRVLLGVLVVGFAAVVLWRVVSAIWGFPYISDDRKRIAKRVSSGGQAVIYAALAVTAATTAVQGRSSGGGGGQATAGLLGLPGGQILVALVGLGVVIGGGVMIYQGYTEAFTEDQDLGGVDRRARRLNERTGQVGYIAKGVAIIVLGLLIGTAAITFDPQQANGMDSALKTLREQPYGVFLLLAVALGIACYGVFCFFDARYHRVV, encoded by the coding sequence ATGTCCGGTGTGCCCGACACCTCCGACGTGTCCCGAGCCGCGGACGCGGCCGGGTCCTCGGCCAAGCAGGCGGCCCGCAGCAAGCCCGTCCGGGTCATGGCCCGGGTGGGCATCGCCTCGAACGGCCTGCTGCACCTGCTGATCGCGTTCCTGGCGGCGCGGATCGCGCTCGGTTCGGGCGGTCAGGCCGACCAGAACGGCGCGCTGGGCGCGATCGCGGCCGAACCGGCCGGCCGGGTGCTCCTCGGGGTGCTGGTCGTCGGGTTCGCCGCCGTCGTGCTGTGGCGGGTCGTGTCCGCGATCTGGGGCTTCCCCTACATCTCCGACGACAGGAAGCGGATCGCCAAGCGCGTCTCCAGCGGTGGGCAGGCCGTCATCTACGCCGCGCTGGCCGTCACGGCCGCGACGACGGCGGTGCAGGGCCGCTCGTCGGGCGGCGGGGGAGGGCAGGCCACCGCGGGTCTGCTCGGCCTGCCGGGTGGCCAGATCCTGGTCGCGCTCGTCGGGCTCGGCGTCGTGATCGGCGGCGGCGTGATGATCTACCAGGGCTACACCGAGGCCTTCACCGAGGACCAGGACCTCGGCGGGGTGGACCGGCGGGCGCGCCGGCTGAACGAGCGCACCGGGCAGGTCGGCTACATCGCCAAGGGTGTCGCGATCATCGTCCTGGGCCTGCTGATCGGCACGGCCGCGATCACGTTCGACCCGCAGCAGGCCAACGGGATGGACTCCGCGCTCAAGACCCTGCGCGAGCAGCCCTACGGGGTGTTCCTGCTGCTGGCGGTGGCGCTCGGGATCGCCTGCTACGGCGTGTTCTGCTTCTTCGACGCCCGCTACCACCGGGTCGTCTAG
- the murA gene encoding UDP-N-acetylglucosamine 1-carboxyvinyltransferase, protein MVEHFAVRGGARLTGSVDVVGAKNSVLKLMAAALLAEGRTTLENCPEILDVPLMADVLRSLGCEVSIDGTTVLIDVPAEPGAEADYRSVSRLRASVCVLGPLVARCRRAVVPLPGGDAIGSRPLDMHQNGLRKLGATTEIEHGCVKARAEDLHGAQIWLDFPSVGATENILMAAVLAEGTTIIDNAAREPEIVDLCVMLVQMGAKLEGIGSSTLIVHGVTGLQPTEHRVIGDRIVGATWAFAAAMTSGEVTVRGVDPHHIDLVLDKLRSAGAETTVGEQEFTVAMPGRAQAVDFVTLPYPGFATDLQPMAIALSAVAEGTSMITENVFEARFRFVDEMIRLGADARTDGHHAVVRGRELLSSAPVWASDIRAGAGLVLAGLCAEGTTEVWDVAHIDRGYPRFVENLSSLGADISRVVGEPDR, encoded by the coding sequence GTGGTGGAGCATTTCGCGGTCCGTGGTGGAGCCCGTCTGACCGGGTCCGTCGACGTCGTCGGCGCCAAGAACAGTGTGCTCAAGCTCATGGCCGCGGCGTTGCTCGCCGAGGGGCGCACGACGCTGGAGAACTGCCCGGAGATCCTCGACGTGCCGCTGATGGCGGACGTGCTGCGCAGCCTCGGGTGCGAGGTCTCGATCGACGGCACGACCGTCCTGATCGACGTGCCGGCCGAGCCCGGCGCGGAGGCGGACTACCGGTCGGTCTCGCGCCTGCGCGCCTCGGTCTGCGTGCTGGGCCCGCTGGTGGCCCGCTGCCGGCGTGCGGTGGTGCCGCTGCCCGGCGGGGACGCGATCGGGTCCCGGCCGCTGGACATGCACCAGAACGGTCTGCGCAAGCTCGGCGCGACGACCGAGATCGAGCACGGCTGCGTCAAGGCCCGCGCCGAGGACCTGCACGGCGCCCAGATCTGGCTGGACTTCCCCAGCGTCGGCGCGACCGAGAACATCCTGATGGCGGCCGTGCTGGCCGAGGGCACCACGATCATCGACAACGCCGCGCGCGAGCCGGAGATCGTCGACCTCTGCGTGATGCTCGTGCAGATGGGCGCGAAGCTCGAGGGCATCGGCTCGTCGACGTTGATCGTGCACGGCGTGACCGGCCTGCAGCCGACCGAGCACCGCGTGATCGGGGACCGGATCGTGGGCGCGACCTGGGCGTTCGCCGCCGCGATGACCTCCGGTGAGGTCACGGTGCGCGGGGTGGACCCGCACCACATCGACCTGGTGCTGGACAAGCTGCGCAGCGCCGGCGCAGAGACGACCGTGGGCGAGCAGGAGTTCACCGTCGCGATGCCGGGCCGGGCGCAGGCCGTCGACTTCGTGACGCTGCCCTACCCGGGCTTCGCGACCGACCTGCAGCCGATGGCGATCGCGCTCTCCGCCGTCGCCGAGGGCACGTCGATGATCACCGAGAACGTGTTCGAGGCCCGGTTCCGATTCGTCGACGAGATGATCCGCCTCGGCGCCGACGCGCGCACCGACGGGCACCACGCCGTCGTCCGCGGCCGGGAGCTGCTCTCCAGCGCCCCGGTGTGGGCCAGCGACATCCGGGCCGGTGCCGGCCTGGTGCTGGCCGGGCTGTGCGCGGAGGGGACCACCGAGGTCTGGGACGTCGCGCACATCGACCGCGGCTACCCGCGTTTCGTGGAGAACCTCAGCTCGCTCGGCGCCGACATCTCCCGGGTGGTGGGCGAGCCCGACCGCTGA
- a CDS encoding cob(I)yrinic acid a,c-diamide adenosyltransferase, giving the protein MAVHLTRIYTRTGDDGTTNLGDFSRVPKTDVRLAAYADTDECNAALGVAVTVGGLADRVIEPLRQIQNDLFDVGADLCAPIVENPEYPPLRVTQGYVDRLEAWCDEFNPELPKLNSFILPGGTPGAAYLHVARTVTRRAERSVWALLESDPERTNPLTATYLNRLSDLLFILGRVANPDGDVLWQPGGPHGAPSAG; this is encoded by the coding sequence GTGGCCGTACACCTGACGCGCATCTACACCCGGACCGGTGACGACGGGACGACGAACCTCGGTGACTTCTCCCGGGTCCCGAAGACCGACGTCCGTCTGGCGGCCTACGCCGACACCGACGAGTGCAACGCGGCGCTGGGCGTCGCGGTCACCGTGGGCGGGCTGGCCGACCGGGTGATCGAGCCGCTGCGCCAGATCCAGAACGACCTGTTCGACGTCGGAGCGGACCTGTGCGCGCCGATCGTCGAGAACCCCGAGTACCCGCCGCTGCGGGTCACCCAGGGCTACGTGGACCGCCTCGAGGCCTGGTGCGACGAGTTCAACCCCGAGCTGCCGAAGCTGAACTCGTTCATCCTGCCCGGCGGCACCCCGGGTGCGGCGTACCTGCACGTCGCCCGCACGGTCACCCGGCGCGCCGAGCGCTCGGTCTGGGCCCTGCTGGAGTCGGACCCGGAGCGGACGAACCCGCTCACCGCGACCTACCTCAACCGCCTGTCGGACCTGCTGTTCATCCTCGGCCGCGTCGCGAACCCCGACGGCGACGTCCTGTGGCAGCCCGGCGGCCCCCACGGAGCTCCCTCCGCGGGCTGA
- a CDS encoding DUF2550 domain-containing protein gives MELVATIVGVLLLCLILPLVWLAVRRVRLMRGGGVDLCLRRRFLVNDWHFGVGRFRGDEFVWFRLTSFRIGPTVVLDRADLEIVDRRAPLRSEDFAIPSAVEVLRCRERGGADVELAMSADVLTGFLAWVEATPPGRHSGWPRAS, from the coding sequence GTGGAGCTCGTGGCGACGATCGTCGGGGTTCTGCTGCTGTGTCTGATCCTTCCCCTGGTCTGGCTCGCCGTACGGCGGGTCCGGCTCATGCGAGGCGGCGGTGTGGACCTGTGTCTGCGCCGCCGTTTTCTCGTCAACGACTGGCACTTCGGTGTCGGCCGGTTCCGGGGCGACGAGTTCGTCTGGTTCCGGCTCACCAGCTTCCGGATCGGCCCGACGGTCGTTCTCGACCGGGCGGACCTGGAGATCGTCGACCGGCGGGCGCCACTGCGGTCCGAGGACTTCGCGATCCCGTCCGCGGTCGAGGTCCTGCGCTGTCGTGAGCGCGGTGGCGCCGACGTCGAGCTGGCGATGTCCGCCGACGTCCTGACCGGCTTCCTGGCCTGGGTCGAGGCGACCCCGCCCGGACGACACTCGGGCTGGCCCCGCGCCTCCTGA
- a CDS encoding F0F1 ATP synthase subunit epsilon gives MAEMTVDLVSVERRLWSGEASFVLARTTVGQVGIMPGHQPLLGQLEEAAVIRIDGTDGTSQTVAVHGGFLSVSAERVSILAEYAEMSDEIDTDRARKALDRADASDDEGAAARARAEVRLKAAEASSR, from the coding sequence ATGGCGGAGATGACGGTCGACCTGGTGTCGGTCGAGCGTCGGCTGTGGTCGGGTGAGGCGTCGTTCGTCCTCGCCCGGACCACGGTCGGGCAGGTCGGCATCATGCCGGGTCACCAGCCCCTGCTGGGCCAGCTGGAGGAGGCCGCGGTCATCCGCATCGACGGGACCGACGGCACGTCGCAGACCGTTGCGGTGCACGGCGGGTTCCTCTCGGTCTCGGCCGAGCGGGTGTCGATCCTGGCCGAGTACGCGGAGATGTCCGACGAGATCGACACGGACCGGGCCCGCAAGGCGCTCGACCGTGCCGACGCCTCCGACGACGAGGGTGCCGCCGCCAGGGCGCGCGCCGAGGTGCGGCTGAAAGCCGCGGAAGCCTCTTCCCGATAG
- the atpD gene encoding F0F1 ATP synthase subunit beta — protein sequence MTATADAGTQTTTGRVVRVTGPVVDVEFPRNHVPDLYNALTLDVKFGEETRKLTLEIAQHLGDHLVRTISMQPTDGVVRGQEVTDLGRPISVPVGDQVKGHVFNALGECLDKPDLEITGDLWGIHRKAPSFDQLEGSTEMLETGIKVLDLMTPYVVGGKIGLFGGAGVGKTVLIQEMIQRVAQNFGGTSVFAGVGERTREGNDLITEMTESGVMENTALVFGQMDEPPGTRMRVALSALTMAEYFRDEQNQDVLLFIDNIFRFTQAGQEVSTLLGRMPSAVGYQPTLADEMGELQERITSTRGRSITSMQAIYVPADDYTDPAPATTFAHLDATTELSRPISQKGIYPAVDPLTSTSRILDPQYVGDEHFRVANEVKRILQKYNDLQDIIAILGIDELSEEDKQLVGRARRIERFLSQNLLVAEQFTQQPGSTVPLKETIEAFDKIAKGEFDDVPEQAFFLCGGLDDLDKNRKKLEG from the coding sequence ATGACCGCAACTGCCGATGCCGGCACCCAGACCACCACCGGCCGGGTCGTCCGGGTCACCGGCCCGGTCGTCGACGTCGAGTTCCCGCGCAACCACGTGCCGGACCTCTACAACGCGCTCACGCTGGACGTGAAGTTCGGCGAGGAGACCCGGAAGCTGACCCTGGAGATCGCCCAGCACCTGGGTGACCACCTGGTCCGCACGATCTCGATGCAGCCCACCGACGGCGTGGTCCGCGGCCAGGAGGTCACCGACCTCGGCCGTCCGATCTCCGTCCCGGTCGGCGACCAGGTCAAGGGGCACGTGTTCAACGCGCTCGGCGAGTGCCTGGACAAGCCCGACCTGGAGATCACCGGCGACCTGTGGGGCATCCACCGCAAGGCGCCGTCGTTCGACCAGCTCGAGGGCTCGACCGAGATGCTGGAGACCGGCATCAAGGTGCTCGACCTGATGACCCCCTACGTGGTCGGCGGGAAGATCGGCCTGTTCGGCGGCGCGGGCGTGGGCAAGACCGTGCTCATCCAGGAGATGATCCAGCGCGTCGCGCAGAACTTCGGTGGCACCTCGGTGTTCGCCGGGGTCGGCGAGCGCACCCGTGAGGGCAACGACCTCATCACGGAGATGACCGAGTCGGGCGTCATGGAGAACACCGCGCTGGTGTTCGGCCAGATGGACGAGCCGCCGGGCACCCGTATGCGGGTCGCGCTGTCCGCGCTGACGATGGCGGAGTACTTCCGCGACGAGCAGAACCAGGACGTGCTGCTCTTCATCGACAACATCTTCCGGTTCACCCAGGCCGGCCAGGAGGTCTCCACCCTCCTCGGCCGCATGCCGTCCGCGGTGGGGTACCAGCCCACCCTGGCCGACGAGATGGGCGAGCTGCAGGAGCGGATCACCTCGACCCGGGGCCGGTCGATCACCTCGATGCAGGCGATCTACGTCCCCGCGGACGACTACACCGACCCGGCGCCGGCGACCACGTTCGCCCACCTGGACGCGACCACCGAGCTCTCCCGGCCGATCTCCCAGAAGGGGATCTACCCGGCGGTGGACCCGCTGACCTCGACCTCCCGGATCCTCGACCCGCAGTACGTGGGCGACGAGCACTTCCGGGTCGCGAACGAGGTCAAGCGGATCCTGCAGAAGTACAACGACCTGCAGGACATCATCGCGATCCTCGGTATCGACGAGCTGTCCGAGGAGGACAAGCAGCTGGTCGGCCGCGCACGGCGGATCGAGCGCTTCCTGTCGCAGAACCTGCTGGTGGCCGAGCAGTTCACCCAGCAGCCCGGTTCGACGGTCCCGCTCAAGGAGACCATCGAGGCGTTCGACAAGATCGCCAAGGGCGAGTTCGACGACGTGCCCGAGCAGGCGTTCTTCCTCTGCGGTGGTCTGGACGACCTGGACAAGAACCGCAAGAAGCTCGAAGGCTGA
- a CDS encoding F0F1 ATP synthase subunit gamma gives MAAQIRVLRRRIKSTQSIKKITRSQELIATSRIAKARARVDEARPYAEEMTRTLSELASNSALDHPLLVEREEPKRAAVLVVTSDRGQCGGYNANVLKEAERLQELLREQGKEPVLYVIGRKGVSYYRFRKREVEQSWTGFSEQPTYEHAAEAARTLVASFMAGVDDTDDHDGVRGVDELHLVYTSFKNMITQTPQARRMAPLEVEYSGGVSAAVADAEAEEEQDGTSSRSKEPGQLQSLYEFEPDPDTLFDALLPKYIGARLYAALLESAASESANRQRAMKAATDNANELIRTLTLEANQARQAQITQEISEIVGGVDALATAGSES, from the coding sequence ATGGCGGCACAGATCCGGGTGCTGCGGCGGCGGATCAAGTCGACGCAGTCCATCAAGAAGATCACCCGGTCCCAGGAGCTGATCGCGACCTCACGGATCGCGAAGGCCCGGGCCCGGGTGGACGAGGCGCGGCCCTACGCCGAGGAGATGACGCGCACGCTCTCCGAGCTCGCGTCCAACTCGGCGCTGGACCACCCGCTGCTGGTGGAGCGCGAGGAGCCCAAGCGGGCCGCGGTGCTGGTCGTGACCAGTGACCGCGGCCAGTGCGGCGGCTACAACGCGAACGTGCTCAAGGAGGCCGAGCGGCTCCAGGAGCTCCTGCGCGAGCAGGGCAAGGAGCCGGTCCTCTACGTGATCGGGCGCAAGGGAGTGAGCTACTACCGCTTCCGCAAGCGCGAGGTCGAGCAGTCGTGGACCGGGTTCTCCGAGCAGCCGACCTACGAGCACGCGGCCGAGGCGGCCCGCACGCTCGTCGCGTCGTTCATGGCCGGTGTCGACGACACCGACGACCACGACGGCGTGCGCGGCGTCGACGAGCTGCACCTCGTCTACACCAGCTTCAAGAACATGATCACGCAGACTCCGCAGGCACGACGGATGGCGCCGCTGGAGGTCGAGTACTCCGGCGGGGTCTCGGCGGCGGTCGCGGACGCCGAGGCCGAGGAGGAGCAGGACGGCACGTCCTCGCGCTCCAAGGAGCCGGGTCAGCTGCAGTCGCTCTACGAGTTCGAGCCGGACCCGGACACGCTGTTCGACGCCCTGCTGCCGAAGTACATCGGAGCCCGGCTCTACGCCGCGCTGCTGGAGTCGGCGGCCTCGGAGTCGGCGAACCGTCAGCGGGCCATGAAGGCCGCGACGGACAACGCGAACGAATTGATCCGTACCCTGACCCTGGAAGCCAACCAGGCACGTCAGGCCCAGATCACCCAGGAGATCAGCGAGATCGTCGGCGGCGTCGACGCACTCGCGACCGCAGGAAGTGAGAGCTGA